GAATCAGTTCCATCGTTGTCTCTCTGAATTGACTTTTTCGCTTCGTGAGTTTTGTTGAAGTGTAACATATGAAAAGATAGGGATGTTTAATACAATTTCAAGCACTATATTAaagcttttgttgtttttgttggcaGTATATTTGATTTTGGACATCATTCTTGTATGAACTCAATTATCTTACTTTCTAATGTGTACAAGGTGCCAAAATCCAGTAGAGAACTGGTTATGCCTTTGTTGTAAAGAGGTTCTATGCAGCCGTTTCGTGAACAGGCACATGCTTATGCATCATCAACGAACTGGTCACTGCCTTGCACTTAGCTATAGGTACATGTTTCTCATTACATTTGTTCTTTCTTCCTTAGTTATTTTTAATGCCGACTGATATTTGATATCTATGTGGAAGCACAGTGACTTGTCGGTATGGTGCTTCAGCTGCGAGGCGTATCTTGATGCTCAGATCATATTGCAGCTGAGACCAATTCACCAGGCTGCTTACATTCTTAAATTTGGCGAGGCCCCTCCTTTACCCCAACTCTGAGCACCAATCACCTCCCTTTTTCTTCTTACCTGGTCTTTGCGTTTAGTCTCTCTGGATGTGTTAGGGAAGATAATGTAATGTCGTATACTGAgctcttgttgtttttttcttggttcCATGATAGCCAATGAGGTTTATTACGTTAATTATCATCTCACTTAAATTAGTGTAAGTTTAATAGAAGTTCAATTTCGAAcaaatttttagtaaaaaataattttctaactAATGTTAAAACAATAGCTTCATAATTCCAACGCAgaatttacaaattaataaataaagtaaaaaagtaCGTTTTATCTgccacaaataaaataaataaccgTCGATCCCACTTCCCCCACAACCATATGATTGAACCCCCACTCTCTCCTACAAACTCTCATATCCTCTGTTAACTCATTATGAGCAAATTCAATAGTTCATCTTTCGAAGGCTTGAGACACAAACGAACAGAACACGAtacaataatgttttgttttttgtttggatggCGAAAGACATCCAAGTGTAAGAGTGTAGTGAAACAGCTTCAATGTCGTTTAAAGCTgctcaagaacaagaaatacGCTATTTCAACACACTATCGACACGACATAGCTCAGTTGCTTCGCATTGGTGAACGAGACCGTGCTCTTCATAGGGCTCAACAGCTCTACCTTGATGAGAATCTCATGTCTCTCTACCACTTGTTGTTTCACTTCTCCGACGTAATCATCCTCAACCTCTCCTACATTCGGAGACGTAAAGACCTTCCTGATGGCATCAACGAAGCCGTTTCAACACTTGTCTTTGCCTCTGCGAGATGTGGAGACTTGCATGAGCTACGAGCCTTGAGGATTCTTTTTAGTGCGCGTTATGGGCAGCACTTTGTGGATATGGCTCTTAATCTTCTGCCTGGCAATTGTGTCAACCCTCAGGTTCATTGATGTTTCTCGCTTCTCTTTATGTGTCAATTAACACCGAACTCGTATAAATAAAGTCGTTATGATTCAAGAAACTTCAAGTCTTGTTTCGTCTTGCTTAAGGTTCAAGAAAGACTACATCTCTGACCTCAAAAACCTAACAGAGCATGTATATACTCAAATGCAGGTTATAGAGAAACTCTCCATGACCACAGTATCGTATGATGCCAAGTCCAAATTGTTGGGTGAGATAGCAGCAGAGCACGGCCTTCGTCTAGAAGTTTTGGCACTCCAATACACTCCGGAATTTCACAAACAGGTGACTCTTTGAATCactatataaaatcttatttgcTTCTTAATATTGTTGGAGTTGCGACTTGCGAGTATGTAATATGGTATACATTGGTACTTGTTGGTGTGTGTAGGTAATAAAAAGCGAGGAGGCAGAAGAAGAGACAGAAGTCATGGGTTCGGATTCTTATCAGCCAGAGTGTTCATCACAAAAGGCTGATAGCGAGGCAGAAGTGTATAAGTTCACTCTCACGGATGGGGATGTAAATGAAAAGCAAGAAAATAGTGGTGGTAAAGCACCAAGGGATCAGAGAAAAGCATGTGATGATGAGGATTATTTCATAGAGGAAGAAGTGGTGGAAAAAGATCAGAGCGTGTTCAGATTCAAAGAGACTGacgaagagagaaaagagagaaggaggtCAAGGAGAAAAGCAAGATCATCAGCACCAAGCAGTCCAATAGCCAAAGACATGGAGTGTTGGAGGTACTACTACAAGGGAAAGAGAAGTCGTCAAAGGAGAGAGTGTGGTGACTGTTACCATATAGTGTACAACGTGTTTACAATGTTGCCGGATCAAAAGGGtaaaggaggagaaggagaaataAGTTTAAAGGAAGCTAAGCATGTTCATCCTAAGCTTCCGGACTATGATCAGATTGTTGCTCACTTTACTGCTCTtaggaaacaacaaaaacatatgcGTTCACCATAATTCGTCACTCTCATTCTTTCACATGAACATTAAAAGTATGATCCATTTattgttatgttattttatCAGTTTATGTGATTCACTCCCTATTAAGGggccgaaccgaaccaaaccgaccaCAATTCTGGGTTTTCGGTTCCTATTCGGTTATAAACGGGAAATGTAAATGTTATTCTGTTATTGGTTTGGTACGGTTCCACGGGCGATAACCCATCGGttttatttttcaccaaactATAAATTCATAgccctgggcaaaatacccgaacccgaaaatCCGACccgaatccgatccgaacctgcatccgaaattttaaaatacccgaatgggtctAGGATTTATTGAAACTgggtacccgaacccgatcgggtattatCCGATATCCGAATAGATACCCGAATTAACCCAAACATGTATAAACATAGTGCAAAATAGTCACTTGTAGGATTTGAACCGATGACCTAAAGCATTAAGTGGGTGTAttgtaaccattttgccactttaATATCTTTAACTAATTCTCAAACCTccactatttatatatactatgtacaactttcattttaaaaaaaaaattagatatgaaAGATTTTACTTATTATGTAGAGACTTAATTgcattttttatttccatacTCATGAACTCTAgataccaaaatattatttttacatattaagaaaacacaaagaagaagaaatgcaaaacaaatagAATATTTTCTACAAAAACATGTATGCCAtacattttcttcatctttaatATCAGAGTTggagagatttgaatttggatatTGAACGGGTACCCAAAtctgaagtatattttgggtaTTGAATGGATACCCaaaaccgatccgaatccgatGGGTGTTTATCCGAAATCCGATCGGAATACTAGAAATATCCGAATGGGTCTAGGACCCTTTTACCGAAATACCCGAAAATCCAAAATACCCGATCCAAACCTGAACGGATATCCAAATGCCCAGGGATACTATAAAATACACTAAGACACTAAtcctaaaagtctaaaactaaAAGAACATGGGAAGACATACTTATGCTTTCTACTCAGGTCAAAGTGAAGTCTGAAGACTATAAGATTAAATTACGaactatattattatataaagtatagttttaaaagttactaactcaccGGATCAtaacatgttttaattttaaaagttactaATTCACAAGATCGCGacaaatatcaatttttgtgaCAACTCGTTCcattgaccccactagcccaccgctagcttgcccccatagccccgaagctggccctgcaagACATCGATTCTAACCCCTCACCGTTGAATGAAActcacatccaaatccaccaatAGGTCATTGGTGCGTCAGGCGtttctcgaaccctggtccccaccctttaacaacctttccacaggacaagctgtcaccaattgacatAGTTTCtttccacagtgaggggttaggatcgatgccctgcaggccCAGCTTAaagcctatgggggcaagctagcggggagctagtggggtccacaggacgggttgtcacacttTTGGTTGctgattatttaattttagattatcttaataatttatataataaatttaaaatatcttattatataaagtattgtttcaaaagttactaattcataagatcacgacatgtgtcaaaatcttattatgttgtagattattaaaataataagattcttaaaataataataaattttattattatgttgtaaatTGTACAATTTTATAATTCTAAAGGAAAAGgaatcatccaaaaaaaaatccataattcaaaaacataaaagaaatcatacatataattttacaataaagatGAAATGGTCATACAGATAATCATAcagataattttacaaaattattatttttcaaaacagctaattaagataataacataAAAACCTACATGAAATTTACAtctttatatctaaaaaaaaaaatccaaaattatgagttttcaaaacagctaattaagataataacataaaaaattattaattttcaaaacagctaattaagataataacattatattacataaaatttacatctttatacctaaaaaaaattcctaaataaaaaaagaaaattgataaaactaatatattttccattgtacgctaattatattatatgtgtttttcaattagattttgacatgtataaacaaaaaaataattcattaagcatgtatattattattaatcactaaatagtgaataacaaatctaaaaaaaataacataagttatgtcaaaagaattattatttttgaaacgtagTAGGCATagcaaattaagaaaataacattatatctacataatatttacatgtttatatcaaa
The Camelina sativa cultivar DH55 chromosome 15, Cs, whole genome shotgun sequence DNA segment above includes these coding regions:
- the LOC104747338 gene encoding histone deacetylase 6-like — protein: MANKATSSSSSSPPVVAEETQDWMVGAGSGWVEARTSCDHLNSLSPDLIHLPTPDTPCSRCQNPVENWLCLCCKEVLCSRFVNRHMLMHHQRTGHCLALSYSDLSVWCFSCEAYLDAQIILQLRPIHQAAYILKFGEAPPLPQL
- the LOC104748693 gene encoding uncharacterized protein LOC104748693, which gives rise to MFCFLFGWRKTSKCKSVVKQLQCRLKLLKNKKYAISTHYRHDIAQLLRIGERDRALHRAQQLYLDENLMSLYHLLFHFSDVIILNLSYIRRRKDLPDGINEAVSTLVFASARCGDLHELRALRILFSARYGQHFVDMALNLLPGNCVNPQVIEKLSMTTVSYDAKSKLLGEIAAEHGLRLEVLALQYTPEFHKQVIKSEEAEEETEVMGSDSYQPECSSQKADSEAEVYKFTLTDGDVNEKQENSGGKAPRDQRKACDDEDYFIEEEVVEKDQSVFRFKETDEERKERRRSRRKARSSAPSSPIAKDMECWRYYYKGKRSRQRRECGDCYHIVYNVFTMLPDQKGKGGEGEISLKEAKHVHPKLPDYDQIVAHFTALRKQQKHMRSP